A segment of the Odoribacter splanchnicus DSM 20712 genome:
TTTTCGTCAAACCAATTATAATGTTCCAGCAAATTCATCAGGGAGATATAACTTCGGGGATTTGCCCGTACAAACGCCATTATGGTTTGTTTGTTGGCCTGCATATAAGCGTCAAACTCCTCTTTATAATCGCGGATATCTCCTCCTTCAAGCATATTTGTCATTGTCAACTGTCGGTAAGCCGCTTCAGCAGGATCAACCTGCTCGTAATAAAGACGCCAGTAATCGTGCGCCACAGTACCTCCTCTAATCCAGTCAATTTCCGGTACTTTCCCTTTTTCAGCTCTGATTTTCATAACAGCATATTCACCAGGGACCACCATCAGACTGACATTCGGATAATAGGTACCCAAGCGGGGTGCCGGACAAGCCAGTTCTTCACACAAAAGCTTCAGCGTCAACCGGGAAGTATCCCGGGCAGCCATATTCAACCTGATCCGGTGATCAGTAAAATCGAAAGTATCCTGTAGCATACCCTGGGGTGTCCATCCCATGACGATCACTTTTCCCTTCTCTACAGCATCGATTTCTGCCTGCAAAGTAAAATCTTTCTTCCCTTCCAATTCCAGCATCTTCATCCGCAGAATACGCTGATGGAATTCGTCGGCAACCTGCATATTGCTGCGTAATAAATCGACTGCCAGTTGTTTAACCTCCTGAGATTCGGTCATTACCACCTCCAGATCCAATAGAATCAGAAAACGGTCCTGATCTTCCAGAACAGGGAATTTTTCCTTACATATTTCCAGATATTCCCGGACATTCCCTCCCATCCGGACATCAGCTATGGCCAATAAATCCGGCATCGCACGGGTATGGGTAAGCTTTACCTGTTCGATATCCGTTTTCAATTTCTGCAACCCCTCAGCAGTAACAGGTTCCGGGCTTCTCAATGAGAAATAGGGAATCAACCGGATGCGCAACCATGAATACAACAGTTTATCTACAATCTCCTTTCCGTTTGCCCTGACAAATTGTTCCCTGTTATCAAACACATACTGTGCTTTGGGGTCATCAAAATTCAGGGTGTAGCGTTCATATAGAAAGAAGTTCTCCGGTTTTACCTTTTTCCGGGCAGATAAGCGATTAAAATAATCATTGATCACCCCGAATCCCTCATTTGTCTTCCCTTGTTCCAATAATAACGTGGCATAATCATCAACCAACTGAGGAGTACGTTCGCCCTTTTCGTAGCGTTTAGTCAATCCGGCAGGTGACCATCGGGAATCGATCCCTTTGCGGATTTTCTCCACAAACTCATCGGCCGGGCGATAGCCGGAGGTCCTGAATACCTCCGTACCATCCGGACTCAATACCACAAACGTAGGAAAAGCCTTTACGGCATATTTCTTTGCCAGTTCCAACCCATTTTCTTTCTCTGCATCTAATTTGAGGGAAATAAAAGTACGGTTGAAATATTCTCCTACTTCCTGCTGGGGAAAAACCTCTTTTGACATTCGTTTACAAGGTCCGCACCATGTTGTATAAAAGTCAATGAAAACCATCTTGTTCTCTTTCGCAGCAAGTTCTATCGCTTCCGTATAAGAAAGCGGCCGGAAATTTACCCCCTGGGCACACACCCACAAAGGCAACAGCAGGATTCCGGCCATCCATATGATCACTTTTTTATTCATAGATATGATCTCAAACTATTGCCGGTAATCAATATCTTTCACTTTCACCAAACCGTTCCAACGACAATCTTTCAAAGGTTCCAATTCAAACGAATCCTGGTCAGTGCCCAAAAGATAA
Coding sequences within it:
- a CDS encoding thioredoxin fold domain-containing protein; this translates as MNKKVIIWMAGILLLPLWVCAQGVNFRPLSYTEAIELAAKENKMVFIDFYTTWCGPCKRMSKEVFPQQEVGEYFNRTFISLKLDAEKENGLELAKKYAVKAFPTFVVLSPDGTEVFRTSGYRPADEFVEKIRKGIDSRWSPAGLTKRYEKGERTPQLVDDYATLLLEQGKTNEGFGVINDYFNRLSARKKVKPENFFLYERYTLNFDDPKAQYVFDNREQFVRANGKEIVDKLLYSWLRIRLIPYFSLRSPEPVTAEGLQKLKTDIEQVKLTHTRAMPDLLAIADVRMGGNVREYLEICKEKFPVLEDQDRFLILLDLEVVMTESQEVKQLAVDLLRSNMQVADEFHQRILRMKMLELEGKKDFTLQAEIDAVEKGKVIVMGWTPQGMLQDTFDFTDHRIRLNMAARDTSRLTLKLLCEELACPAPRLGTYYPNVSLMVVPGEYAVMKIRAEKGKVPEIDWIRGGTVAHDYWRLYYEQVDPAEAAYRQLTMTNMLEGGDIRDYKEEFDAYMQANKQTIMAFVRANPRSYISLMNLLEHYNWFDENEAERIYDQLPQELQGTAYGKILKRKLDAGRPYRPGTIAPDFVKKDMNGKDVSLKKLKGKYVLLDFWGSWCGPCRASHPHLKELHKKYSGKVVFVNVADENMKDLEQAKKLWKQAVKEDGMTWTQILNNEGKEEQDLLKLYNITSFPTKILIDPEGKVVARLVGATADPEEFLKAL